From the Variovorax paradoxus genome, the window CAGCAGCGCCACGAACACGATGATGGTCAGCCCCAGCGTCAGCTGCCAGTGATCGGCCAGCGGCCCCATCACTGCATGCGTCGAGAAGATCTCCTTCAGCAGCGTGAAGGCGATCGCGCCGATCACCGCGCCGCGCAGGTGGCCGAGCCCGCCCAGGATCACCATCAGCAGCACCTCGCCCGAGTTGTGCCAGGCCATCAGCTCGGGGTTGACCACGCCGTCGCGCGAGGCCAGCAGGAAGCCTGCAAGACCGGCGAGCGCACCCGCCAGCACGAAGGCCGCGAGCTTGTAGCCGTACACGGAGAAGCCGGCCGCGCGCATGCGCTGTTCGTTCACGCGGATGCCCGCCAGCGCGGCGCCGAAGCGCGAGCGCCGGATGAGCGCCAGCAGCCCGTAGGTGAACACCAGCGACGCCAGCACCACGTAGAACAGCACGGTGCGGTTTTCCATGTCGAGCGCGCCGAGGGCGGGGCGCACGTACATGTAGATGCCGTCGCTGCCGCCGCCGACCTTGGTGTCGTGGAACACGAAGAAGGCCATCTGCGCGAAGGCCAGCGTCACCATGATGAAGTACACGCCGCGCGTGCGCAGGCTCAGCGCGCCGACGAAGAGCGCATACAGCGCGGCCGCGCCCATGGCCAGCGGCAGCAGCAGCGCGAAGTTGCCGCCGTCGCTGCCCGATGCCAGCACCGTCACGTAGGCGCCGATGCCGTAGAACGCCGCATGGCCCAGGCTCACGAGGCCGGTCATGCCCACGAGCAGCTCCAGGCTCAGCGCGAAGATCGACAGGATCATCACCTTCACGACGAAGTCCGACGCGTAGTTGCCCATCAGCGGACCGGCGATGCCGATGGCCACCGCGCAGGCCACGGGCAGCAGGAACGAAGCCTTCTTCATGGCCGCCTCCCCATCAGCCCCTCGGGCTTCCAGATCAGCACGATGGCCATCAGCAGGTAGATGCCGATGCCGCTCAGGTCGGCGAAGAACACCTTGCCGAAGGTGTCGACGAAGCCCACCAGCAGCGAGGCCACCAGCGCGCCGGTGATCGAGCCGATGCCGCCGATCACCACCAGCACGAAGCAGATGATGAGCACGCTCGCGCCCATGTTCGGGTACACCGAGGACATCGGCGCGGCGATCATGCCGGCCAGCGCCGCCAGCGCCACGCCCGCGGCGAACACGATGCGGTAGAGCCGCTTCACGTCGATGCCCAGGCCGCGCACCATGTCGCGGTTGCTCGCGCCGGCGCGGATCATCATGCCCAGGCGCGTGCGGTTCACCACCCAGTACAGCGCCACCGCGAGCACGATGCACGCGGCCGAGGCGAACAGGCGATACCACGGGTAGCTCATGACGTTGCCCAGCGCGAAGCTGCCGTCGAGCCACGCGGGCACCTTCACCCCGTGCACGTCGTTGCCCACCAGGATGGAGCGCAGTTCCTCGAACACCAGGATGAGCCCGTAGGTCATCAGCACCTGCTGCAGGTGGTCGCGCTGGTAGAGGTAGCTGAAGAAGGCCCATTCGAGAAGGTAGCCGAAGATGGCCGCCAGCACCACGCCGGCCACCAGCATCAGCAGGAACTGGTCGCCGAACAGCGGCGCCAGCGAGAACGCCATGTAGGCGCCGATCATGTAGAAGCTGCCGTGCGCCAGGTTGATGACGCCCATGATCCCGAAGATCAGCGTCAGCCCCGAGGCCACGAGGAAAAGAAGCAGGCCGTACTGAACCGAGTTCAGGCACTGGACCAGGAAGGTACCGAAATCCACGTCAGGTCATCCGGGTTGGGCTGGAGAGAAGGAACAGGCGCGATGCGCCGCGATGATCGGGAGACACCGCGGAACCGGCTTTGCCGGTCCGCAGGTGTCGCCCCCGGAGAGGGGGAAGGCGCAGCGACACGAAGTGCGCGAAGCCTGCGGGAGAGCCAGGCCTACATCCGGCAACCGCGGGCGGGGTCGGCCAGGCCCTTGATGGCGGTGCTCACCAGCTTGTTCTCCTTGCCGTCCACCTTGCGCAGGTAGATGTCCTGCACCGGGTTGTGCGACTTGCTCACGGTGAACGCGCCGCGCGGGCTGTCGATCTTCGCCTTCTCGACCGCGGCCGCGAACTCGGCCTTCTTCGAGATGTCGCCCTTGGTGGCGTTCAGGCCCACGCCCAGCATCTGCGCGGCGTCGTAGCCCTGCACCGAGTACACGTCGGGCTGCAGCTTGAACGACTTGGCGTATGCGGTGCGGAACGCGTTGTCGCGCGGCGTGTTCAGGCCGTCGGCGTAGTGCAGCGTGGTGAGCATGCCCTGGGCCGACTCGCCCTGCGCGTCGAGCGTGCCGTCGGTCAGGAAGCCGGGGCCGTACAGCGGGATGGTCTTGTTCAGGCCGGCGGCCTGGTAGTCCTTGACGAACTTCACCGCGCCGCCTCCCGCGAAGAAGGCGTACACCGCGTCGGGCTTGGCCGCCGCGATCTCGGTCAGCAGCGCCTGGAACTCCACGTTGGGGAAGGGCAGGGTGAGCTGCTTGTCGACCTTGCCGCCGTTCTTCTCGAAGCCTTCCTTGAAGCCGTTGACCGACTCGTCGCCGGCCGCGTACTTCCAGGTGATGGTCATCGCCTTCTTCTTGCCTTCCTTCTTGGCCGCGACCTCGCCCATGGCGTAGGCCGGCTGCCAGTTGCTGAACGAGCTGCGGAAGATGTTGGGCGCGCACATCGGGCCCGTGACGGCATCGGCGCCGGCGTTGGGCACGATCAGCACGGTGCCGCTTTCCTTGGCGGCCTTGGCCATGGCCATGGCCACGCCCGAGTGCACCGTGCCCACGATCACGTCGACGTTGTCGCGCTTGATGAGCTTGTTGACGTTGTCGGTAGCCTTGGCGGGGTCGGACTCGTCGTCGACCTTGAAGTACTCGATCTCGCGGCCGGCGAGCTTGCCGCCCTGTTCGTCCACGTAGAGCTTGAAGCCGTTCTCGATGGCCACGCCCAGCGCGGTGTAGGTGCCGCTGTAGGGCAGCATCAGGCCGACCTT encodes:
- a CDS encoding branched-chain amino acid ABC transporter permease, which gives rise to MKKASFLLPVACAVAIGIAGPLMGNYASDFVVKVMILSIFALSLELLVGMTGLVSLGHAAFYGIGAYVTVLASGSDGGNFALLLPLAMGAAALYALFVGALSLRTRGVYFIMVTLAFAQMAFFVFHDTKVGGGSDGIYMYVRPALGALDMENRTVLFYVVLASLVFTYGLLALIRRSRFGAALAGIRVNEQRMRAAGFSVYGYKLAAFVLAGALAGLAGFLLASRDGVVNPELMAWHNSGEVLLMVILGGLGHLRGAVIGAIAFTLLKEIFSTHAVMGPLADHWQLTLGLTIIVFVALLPKGLIGLVKRLSPKEAA
- a CDS encoding branched-chain amino acid ABC transporter permease; this translates as MDFGTFLVQCLNSVQYGLLLFLVASGLTLIFGIMGVINLAHGSFYMIGAYMAFSLAPLFGDQFLLMLVAGVVLAAIFGYLLEWAFFSYLYQRDHLQQVLMTYGLILVFEELRSILVGNDVHGVKVPAWLDGSFALGNVMSYPWYRLFASAACIVLAVALYWVVNRTRLGMMIRAGASNRDMVRGLGIDVKRLYRIVFAAGVALAALAGMIAAPMSSVYPNMGASVLIICFVLVVIGGIGSITGALVASLLVGFVDTFGKVFFADLSGIGIYLLMAIVLIWKPEGLMGRRP
- a CDS encoding ABC transporter substrate-binding protein; its protein translation is MTIRTARLALTAIAFAALASAAGAQGTGKLKVGLMLPYSGTYTALGVAIENGFKLYVDEQGGKLAGREIEYFKVDDESDPAKATDNVNKLIKRDNVDVIVGTVHSGVAMAMAKAAKESGTVLIVPNAGADAVTGPMCAPNIFRSSFSNWQPAYAMGEVAAKKEGKKKAMTITWKYAAGDESVNGFKEGFEKNGGKVDKQLTLPFPNVEFQALLTEIAAAKPDAVYAFFAGGGAVKFVKDYQAAGLNKTIPLYGPGFLTDGTLDAQGESAQGMLTTLHYADGLNTPRDNAFRTAYAKSFKLQPDVYSVQGYDAAQMLGVGLNATKGDISKKAEFAAAVEKAKIDSPRGAFTVSKSHNPVQDIYLRKVDGKENKLVSTAIKGLADPARGCRM